TTTATTTTTGTAGCTAATTGTTGTTTTTGCTCATCTGTAATATTTGCTGAATTAACATAAGAATTAAAAATATTAGAAATAATTTCTTTTGCTTTAATTTTTGTTTCATTAAAAGATTTTTCTAAAAATAATTTTTTAAGATCAGTATTATTAGCAGCTAATAAAGCATTATAATTATCTGAATATAAATTAAGTGTTGATAAATCACCTAAATCTAATTTAACTGAATTTTCATTATTGACAACAAAAGGAATATATAAAAGTTCATTATTATTGTTTTTTATTTTATATTCTACAAGATTGTTTTCTATATTAAAAAATTCAACATCATATAATTTTGTTCAATTATTTTCAAAGCTTATTTTTAATTTTTTAATTAAATTATCTGGATTATAATTTTTAACTTCTTCATCTTTGTCATTTAGATGAGTTATCGAAACAATGTTTTTGCCTTCAAAGAAATTCTTCAAACTTTCTTCTATTGGGGTATTTTTGTTGATAGAAAGAAAAGGGATTGATGTATGTAACACAGGATTAGAAATTGGATTTTTAATTTCGTTCTCCATTTTCTTAGCACTGTCTTGTGAAGCTTCTACATCTTGTGGATTTAGATTAATAGGATCTTTCGAAACTGTTTCTGTATTTGTGCTTGTTTTTACAATTTCGTCTTTAATTTTTTCTTCTTTTGTTTTAGTTTCACCTAAAGAAGCATTAGTTTTACTAGGCTCTGTAGAAATTGCGTTTTTGCTTGATTTTTCTTCATTTTGGTTAGGATTTTCTTGAATAACATCTATGGATTTGGAGCTATTTTCTTCTTTTTGAGAAGATTCATTTGTATGCTCATGTAAATGATTTAAATCTGTGTTTTTTGAAGGAATATCAGGTGTTTTGTGATTAGAAGTGCTATCAGATTTGTTAATTTTACTTTTTTCTGTGTTTTGACTCTGATTTTTTTCTTTTAAATTATTTTGTGGTTTATCTTGTAAATTAGATTGTTCAGAATTATTATTAAGCGGAGGGTTCTGTGAAGATTCTTGTGAAGGTTTTTCTTTATTTTCTTCATCAATTTTTGCTATTTTAGAAATATTATTTAATGATTTGTTTTGTAAGTGTTGATTATTATTTTCGTTGTCAGAAATATTGATTTTTCTGTCAGATGAAGAATCTTTTGTTTCATTTTCTTTGTTTTTTTTATTATTTTGCGGGTGTAAACTATTATCTTTATAAATATTTAAATCTTGCTTTTTGTCTTGTATTTTTGCTTTAGAATAAATTATTCCTAAAGTTGTAGAAATAGCAATAATAGATGATGCTAATAATACTGAAGAAATTATTGTGATTTTCTTCTTAGAACTTTTCATATTCTTATATTATAAATGAATAAATTTAAATTAAATATCAATTTCATCAGGATTTGTAATCTGCAATAAAATGTACAACATTACTCTTTTAATTCTACTACTTGTATATCGTTTAGAATTAACTCTGTTAATAAAAGAATCAAAATCAGGAGCATCAATATGCTTTTTAAACAGATTTTGGATTCCTTCAGAAACTAAATGGATTTGAGCTAATTCTTCGGAAGATTTTTCTCTAACTATTTTTTGAAATTCTGGATAATGATTTTCGATTCTATCAGGAATAGAAGAAAATTTCATAGGACTATATTGTGAAATGTCTTCATTTTTATAGATGAATTTACGTAAATAAGATGCGGAAGCAAAATTATCATCTGGGGTTTCTGAGTGAAAATCAATAGTTCTTTTTAAGCAATAAGCTTTAATATTATAATTATTAAAAACAATGGCTTTAACATATTCAAAACCTAAAATATCATTAGGTAAAGTAATAACTGTGCCTGTTAATTCTTTAAGAGCTAGTGCTGAAGCATTTGGAAAAGAATTACCTTGTTTTAAAAATATTTTTATTAGTTGATTATATTTTTCAAAATTATTTTTAATTGTAGTAGCTAAAAAATACATTTGATCAATATCATCTGATTCAGAACCGAAAATTAATTTATCTATTTTATTTTCTGCAATAATTTCTATTGCACCTTGAGCAAAAATATGAGCTGCTTGGGTAGAATATTTAAAAGGTAATTTAATAACCTCATCTGCTCCAAATTTTAAAGCAAACTTTTTCCTAGTTTCAAAATCTGCTACTGCTAATTCGCCTCTTTGAGTATATTTTCCACTTAAGATTACAACAATTTTGTCATTTGGAAAATATTTTTTAACATAATTTAATTGATAAATATGTCCATTATGAAAAGGATTATATTCTGCTATTATTGCTATTGACATATTAAATAATTATATTATTTTATAATATTTTGATTTAAAAATAACACCCAAAATTGGGTGTTATTTTAAATGATTATTGAATTTTAATTTATAAATAGATTTTATGCTGCTGTAGTAGTTGTTCCGTTAATTTTTTTAATTAAATTGTTTAAAGCTTTTTCATTACTTTTTGCATCATCTTCATTAATTAGCATTGTAGGAATACCTAAAACTGTTTTGTAATCTGTTGGATGAGCTTGGATTTGAGCTTTAAAATCTCTTGTTGCTGCATCTAAAAATTCTTGAGCTTTTGCTTTGTCTGCATTTGCAACTGTAGAATTAGAAACACCAACAAAATCATCTGAAATTCCTTTATAAACTCTAGCGTTTGCTGGATTGTTTAACTGGAATGATCTAAATGA
This Mycoplasma sp. 1654_15 DNA region includes the following protein-coding sequences:
- a CDS encoding nucleotidyltransferase is translated as MSIAIIAEYNPFHNGHIYQLNYVKKYFPNDKIVVILSGKYTQRGELAVADFETRKKFALKFGADEVIKLPFKYSTQAAHIFAQGAIEIIAENKIDKLIFGSESDDIDQMYFLATTIKNNFEKYNQLIKIFLKQGNSFPNASALALKELTGTVITLPNDILGFEYVKAIVFNNYNIKAYCLKRTIDFHSETPDDNFASASYLRKFIYKNEDISQYSPMKFSSIPDRIENHYPEFQKIVREKSSEELAQIHLVSEGIQNLFKKHIDAPDFDSFINRVNSKRYTSSRIKRVMLYILLQITNPDEIDI